From a single Paenibacillus sp. FSL R5-0345 genomic region:
- a CDS encoding phosphotransferase enzyme family protein, which produces MEAIVSQAWPEWSGTLRKRSGGWNNTTYFVENSGKCAVLRIYDTHKDRNKIEFEHAVLQQLGTRALPFKVPVPILTTTDETMIQLGENGKFACLFRYIDGESPVEEEVSYLESFGEVTGVLSEVLSAIDPGLTPVYRPYYELRSSYPLCSTEVIRELCLSPPEPFKDLGAELVMLYRAYRNITGSLTELEGLPHQLVHGDLNASNLLVNIKDPGQVSSMLDFEFCTYDLRVMELAVILSGLLGHAEEKKMIRDFCRGFSRSIRLTPAEINAIPVLMLLRKIDVFLHFVTRYLEGTDESRVLHEQTKLLSVDLVQLSAGTAEILVILQEEQGSACRL; this is translated from the coding sequence ATGGAAGCTATAGTAAGTCAAGCCTGGCCGGAATGGAGCGGAACGCTGCGGAAGCGGAGCGGGGGGTGGAACAACACCACTTATTTTGTGGAAAATAGCGGTAAATGTGCAGTCCTTCGCATATATGATACACATAAGGACAGAAACAAGATTGAATTCGAGCATGCTGTGCTTCAGCAACTTGGAACACGAGCTTTACCTTTCAAAGTACCTGTTCCTATTCTAACAACTACCGATGAAACTATGATTCAGTTAGGGGAGAATGGTAAATTCGCTTGCTTGTTCCGATATATTGATGGAGAATCACCTGTGGAGGAAGAGGTTTCTTACCTAGAATCCTTTGGAGAGGTAACGGGTGTTTTATCTGAAGTGCTGTCAGCTATTGATCCCGGCCTTACTCCGGTGTACCGGCCATATTATGAATTGCGGTCGTCCTATCCGTTATGCAGTACAGAGGTCATCCGGGAACTGTGCCTGAGTCCGCCGGAACCTTTTAAGGATCTGGGGGCTGAGCTAGTGATGCTCTACAGAGCTTATAGAAATATTACAGGTTCGCTGACTGAACTGGAGGGACTGCCTCACCAACTGGTACACGGTGACTTGAATGCCTCTAATCTTTTGGTAAATATAAAAGACCCGGGGCAGGTATCCTCGATGCTTGATTTTGAGTTCTGTACATATGATTTGCGGGTCATGGAGTTAGCGGTTATTCTATCCGGACTGCTTGGGCATGCGGAGGAGAAGAAGATGATTCGTGATTTCTGCCGGGGCTTCAGCCGTAGTATCCGCCTCACCCCAGCCGAAATTAACGCGATTCCAGTGTTGATGCTGCTGAGAAAAATCGATGTCTTTCTTCATTTTGTCACCCGTTATCTGGAGGGTACCGATGAATCCCGGGTACTTCATGAACAGACAAAACTGCTGTCCGTAGATTTAGTCCAGCTGTCTGCAGGAACAGCAGAAATTCTAGTGATATTGCAAGAAGAGCAGGGAAGCGCATGCAGGCTATAG
- a CDS encoding cryptochrome/photolyase family protein: MILYIHRKDLRTSDLPVFEAIRSSGSRSLHLLILEPFLLRKQRYLEHSGVNFLTQVSRLQQEYATEGKQLHILYGEPDIIVKRLSETYPIQELMVHADYTPYALKRDMSLRDTSAALGIRFKIFHDSMLCDLEDFMDWCGRREPFKVFTPFYRRWRSYLAERFHPPYSSTLADLSTATLDDKIAEDFKIPEEIKLQFEKLVPSRKKMDVNDTLEQFIDLHLRDYHVNRDRYAQEGTSQISRYLNTGTISARTVYTRLAEEETGGEEWLRQLAWRDFYLYQARLDADFFSYEKVYDLSMLGTKYFEAWSSGRTGIPVIDAAMTQLNTTGWMPNRLRMITAMFLTKNLGCPFIYGERYFRLKLGDYDNALNRGGWLWSSSLGFDASPYFRIMNPVTQSQTHDPSGDYIRTWLPELAVLSDKAIHLPRPYAIVDLKQSRALAIEVYKEILNSKGAAVHPNHGNEL; this comes from the coding sequence ATGATTCTCTACATTCACCGCAAGGATCTGCGGACTAGCGATCTTCCGGTCTTTGAGGCTATACGTTCTTCTGGCTCTCGCAGCCTTCATCTGTTGATTTTGGAGCCTTTTCTACTGCGAAAACAACGCTATCTTGAGCATAGCGGGGTAAACTTTCTGACGCAGGTCTCAAGACTTCAGCAGGAATACGCCACTGAGGGCAAGCAGCTACATATTCTTTATGGCGAGCCTGATATTATTGTCAAGAGGCTGAGCGAAACCTACCCAATACAGGAATTGATGGTCCATGCCGATTACACCCCTTATGCATTAAAAAGAGACATGAGCCTGCGTGATACATCGGCTGCACTCGGCATCCGTTTCAAAATTTTTCACGACAGCATGCTCTGTGATCTGGAAGATTTCATGGATTGGTGCGGGCGTCGAGAGCCCTTCAAGGTATTCACACCGTTCTACCGCCGCTGGCGCAGCTACTTGGCAGAGCGCTTTCATCCGCCTTATTCTTCGACCTTGGCTGATCTGTCAACGGCTACACTGGACGACAAGATTGCCGAAGATTTCAAGATTCCTGAGGAGATTAAACTTCAGTTTGAAAAGCTAGTGCCTTCAAGAAAGAAGATGGATGTAAACGATACTCTTGAGCAATTTATAGACTTGCATTTACGGGATTATCACGTGAACCGTGACAGGTATGCACAGGAGGGCACCAGCCAGATCAGCCGGTACCTCAATACGGGTACCATTTCAGCACGTACTGTGTATACTCGGCTGGCGGAAGAAGAAACCGGCGGGGAAGAATGGCTGCGACAGCTGGCCTGGCGGGATTTCTATCTGTATCAAGCCCGGCTCGATGCTGATTTCTTCAGCTATGAGAAGGTGTATGATTTGAGCATGCTGGGTACGAAATACTTTGAGGCTTGGTCTTCGGGCAGAACTGGCATTCCTGTAATCGATGCCGCCATGACCCAACTGAACACAACCGGATGGATGCCGAACCGGCTGCGAATGATTACCGCAATGTTTCTCACCAAAAATCTGGGCTGTCCATTTATTTACGGAGAGCGTTACTTCAGGCTGAAGCTGGGCGATTATGATAATGCGCTGAACCGTGGCGGCTGGCTGTGGAGCTCCTCGCTCGGATTCGATGCCTCCCCTTACTTCAGGATCATGAATCCGGTAACCCAGTCCCAGACTCATGACCCGAGCGGAGATTATATACGCACCTGGCTGCCGGAGCTGGCAGTTTTGTCCGATAAAGCTATCCATCTGCCTAGACCATATGCCATCGTTGATCTTAAGCAGTCACGGGCGCTGGCGATTGAGGTGTATAAAGAAATCCTGAACAGCAAGGGAGCGGCGGTTCATCCTAATCACGGAAATGAGCTATAG
- a CDS encoding S-layer homology domain-containing protein, whose translation MKKIVSTAIALILCLNSSISLAQTAVKTSADFTDLKDLDAATKAKFDAMISAGIFDGVTDTTFGIKDEMNRAQFAKVAALITGLKVETSLKTSSFSDVKADDAANGYALPYIEALKKSGITDGYGEGIFDPAGKVTKEQLATFLVRMLGKDTEAKALTGTDVTVSNWAQGYVAEALLLKLLPAGTNGTFGGKTNATRDLLLTGAYEAKQQYVALTTPTATATPTPTPTPTPTPTPTPTPTPTPTPTPEPTPEPTPEPTPEPTPTPAPTQEPTATPTTEPTQGPTQEPTQGPTQEPTEEPTPTPAPTQEPTATPTTEPTQGPTQEPTQGPTQEPTEEPTQEPTQEPTQEPTQEPILAPEPTFNIDAVVFGQ comes from the coding sequence ATGAAGAAAATTGTAAGTACTGCGATCGCTTTAATCCTATGTTTAAACAGTTCTATTAGCCTTGCGCAAACGGCGGTGAAGACCTCTGCCGATTTTACTGACCTAAAGGATCTGGATGCTGCGACGAAAGCCAAATTCGATGCCATGATTTCGGCAGGTATATTTGACGGCGTAACCGATACGACATTCGGGATAAAAGATGAAATGAACCGTGCACAGTTTGCCAAGGTTGCCGCGTTGATCACGGGTCTTAAAGTCGAGACTTCGTTGAAGACGTCCAGTTTCTCAGACGTTAAAGCTGATGACGCCGCCAATGGATATGCACTACCTTACATAGAAGCACTTAAAAAATCCGGAATTACAGATGGCTATGGAGAAGGTATATTCGATCCGGCCGGCAAGGTGACAAAAGAACAATTAGCTACATTCTTGGTTAGAATGTTAGGAAAAGATACAGAGGCAAAAGCCCTAACAGGAACCGATGTAACGGTATCCAATTGGGCGCAAGGTTATGTCGCAGAGGCATTATTATTGAAATTGTTACCTGCAGGTACTAATGGAACTTTCGGTGGAAAAACGAATGCAACGCGCGATCTGCTCCTTACAGGAGCGTATGAAGCCAAACAACAGTATGTAGCGCTGACAACACCAACAGCAACAGCAACACCAACACCAACACCAACACCAACACCAACACCAACACCAACACCAACACCAACACCAACACCAACACCAACACCAGAACCAACACCAGAACCAACACCAGAACCAACACCAGAACCAACACCAACACCAGCACCAACACAAGAACCAACAGCAACACCGACGACTGAACCAACACAAGGACCAACACAAGAGCCAACACAAGGACCAACACAAGAGCCAACAGAAGAACCAACACCAACACCAGCACCAACACAAGAACCAACAGCAACACCGACGACTGAACCAACACAAGGACCAACACAAGAGCCAACACAAGGACCAACACAAGAGCCAACAGAAGAACCAACACAAGAGCCAACACAAGAACCAACACAAGAACCAACACAAGAACCAATACTAGCGCCTGAACCGACGTTTAACATCGATGCCGTTGTGTTCGGACAATGA
- a CDS encoding sensor histidine kinase encodes MRFWHKILLSVLALFIAALDVSVIMVMKKSWQLNMDSEMQRASSEQLLIANNIYENLNSIQARGTALTPILLASVSESYGDYYRKQGIYLQLWENDRIIYPPQKGQFGKSILGKGAQPESSDERSIQLSTQLPAPYQHLLLVYQRDISELFNKQQELNRFFIMINWIAGPVLLLLLYLLIRHLSKPLKLLSETSKTIAEGDYTKRVQLRSKDEFGELALNFNRMAEAVEQRVTELSDMAEEKQRMVDNLAHELRTPLTSMQGFAEFLTTANIGQEEQQTAGGYILSETLRLKNLAFKLLDLSVLRHQPLALQQVDISELFQAIQQTEHPKLTDAGIRFHIQHTISNVWGDPDLLASLLVNLVENAIHASKQGSEIHMLAYELDGEAVLEIRDTGTGITTEIAKRVFEPFYRGDQARSREYGGAGLGLSLCRQIAEAHNARLSLNSVLGEGTSIRLFLQLYNNCPPTP; translated from the coding sequence ATGAGATTCTGGCATAAGATTCTGCTGTCGGTACTCGCTCTCTTTATTGCCGCTCTGGATGTAAGTGTCATTATGGTGATGAAAAAAAGCTGGCAGCTAAACATGGACAGTGAAATGCAGAGAGCATCCAGTGAACAATTGTTAATCGCCAACAATATTTATGAGAACCTTAATTCTATCCAAGCGCGGGGAACAGCATTGACCCCTATTCTACTAGCCAGCGTCTCTGAGTCCTATGGCGATTACTACCGTAAGCAGGGAATCTATTTGCAGCTATGGGAGAATGACCGAATCATTTACCCTCCCCAAAAAGGACAGTTCGGGAAATCTATTTTGGGAAAAGGCGCTCAGCCTGAATCCTCAGACGAACGCTCTATTCAGCTCTCCACTCAGCTTCCTGCTCCTTACCAGCATTTGCTGCTTGTCTATCAGCGTGATATCAGTGAGCTCTTCAACAAGCAACAGGAACTGAACCGCTTTTTTATAATGATTAATTGGATCGCGGGCCCCGTTCTGCTGCTGCTTCTTTATCTTCTAATCCGGCATCTAAGCAAACCGCTAAAGCTCCTGTCAGAGACCAGCAAAACGATCGCCGAAGGCGACTATACGAAACGGGTGCAGCTTCGCAGCAAAGATGAATTTGGTGAGCTGGCCCTGAACTTCAACCGGATGGCGGAGGCCGTGGAGCAGAGGGTTACCGAACTCTCGGACATGGCTGAAGAGAAACAAAGGATGGTGGATAATTTGGCTCACGAGTTGCGTACGCCTCTGACCAGCATGCAGGGGTTCGCCGAGTTTCTGACCACGGCCAATATTGGACAGGAAGAACAGCAAACTGCGGGTGGCTATATTCTTAGTGAAACCCTTCGTCTCAAAAATCTGGCCTTCAAGTTGCTGGATTTATCTGTCCTCCGACATCAACCGTTGGCACTTCAGCAGGTGGATATTTCAGAACTATTTCAAGCTATCCAACAGACGGAGCACCCAAAATTGACGGATGCTGGCATAAGATTTCATATCCAACATACGATTTCAAATGTCTGGGGAGATCCCGATTTACTTGCTTCATTATTGGTAAATCTGGTTGAGAATGCGATTCACGCCTCCAAGCAAGGCAGCGAAATCCACATGCTGGCCTATGAGCTGGATGGAGAAGCTGTGCTAGAAATCCGTGATACGGGAACCGGAATCACAACAGAGATAGCTAAACGTGTGTTTGAACCGTTCTACCGGGGAGATCAGGCTCGTTCACGTGAATATGGCGGCGCAGGCCTAGGATTATCCCTATGTCGGCAAATTGCTGAAGCGCATAATGCTAGACTGTCCTTAAACTCTGTCCTCGGCGAGGGAACTAGCATCAGACTCTTTTTACAACTCTATAACAACTGCCCTCCTACTCCATAA
- a CDS encoding response regulator transcription factor, with translation MANILVVEDERAINDLITMNLKLVGHTYSKAYRGAEVFEILEREKTDLILLDVMLPELDGFEVMQRIAHMQVPVILITAKNSLADRIKGFELGADDYIIKPFEILELLARINVVLRRGEKGTSSFICDNVEVRYLERQVLVDQTPVDLTVREFELLEVLIRNRNIALSREKLLELAWGYDFEGDTRTVDVHIRQLRKKLGWEERIKTIFKLGYRLEVQS, from the coding sequence ATGGCAAATATATTGGTAGTAGAAGATGAACGAGCGATCAATGATTTAATTACAATGAATCTCAAGCTGGTTGGTCATACATATAGCAAGGCTTACCGTGGAGCGGAGGTTTTCGAAATTCTGGAACGTGAAAAGACAGATTTGATTCTGCTGGATGTTATGCTTCCGGAGCTGGATGGTTTTGAGGTGATGCAGCGGATTGCACATATGCAGGTTCCAGTGATTTTGATCACCGCCAAGAATTCTTTGGCTGACCGTATTAAAGGCTTCGAGCTGGGCGCGGATGATTATATCATTAAACCTTTTGAAATCCTTGAATTGCTGGCAAGAATTAATGTAGTCCTGCGCAGGGGTGAAAAAGGCACATCCAGCTTCATTTGCGATAATGTTGAGGTGCGTTACCTGGAACGGCAAGTTTTAGTAGATCAGACACCGGTGGATTTGACCGTTAGGGAATTCGAGCTGCTTGAGGTATTAATTCGTAACCGGAATATTGCATTGTCGAGAGAAAAGCTGTTGGAATTGGCATGGGGCTATGATTTTGAAGGCGACACCCGCACCGTGGATGTCCACATCCGTCAGCTACGTAAAAAGCTGGGTTGGGAAGAACGGATCAAAACCATTTTCAAGCTAGGCTACCGCCTGGAAGTTCAGAGCTGA
- a CDS encoding sulfurtransferase, translated as MEPIVSTRWLLARLYEPELVIVDCRFLLTDPEAGRKAYTEDHIPGAIYLHLEEQLSAPVGAHGGRHPLPEISKLTTVLSKVGINRESIVVAYDDQGGAYASRLWWMLKYLGHERVFVMDEGYSAWKKASFPVSDHQAVRVPSQYEADVQKDMLVSMEDVLNVVNNGDGGAMLIDSREARRYQGLEEPIDPKAGHIPGAINRFWKDVLDEQGRWKSTEVLKKHYEGIDPEQEIIVYCGSGVSACPNVLALGKAGYRNVKLYAGSWSDWISYEENPVATGEE; from the coding sequence ATGGAACCAATTGTTTCTACCCGATGGCTGCTTGCTCGGTTATACGAACCTGAACTGGTTATAGTCGATTGTCGTTTTTTACTTACGGATCCGGAAGCTGGGCGTAAAGCCTATACGGAAGATCATATTCCCGGCGCAATCTATTTGCATCTAGAAGAACAACTCTCCGCTCCAGTAGGCGCACACGGTGGACGCCACCCCCTACCAGAAATCTCGAAGCTAACCACCGTTCTTAGCAAGGTTGGCATTAACAGAGAAAGTATTGTTGTAGCTTATGATGATCAAGGCGGTGCCTACGCTTCCCGTCTGTGGTGGATGCTTAAATATTTGGGGCATGAACGTGTGTTTGTAATGGATGAAGGCTACTCTGCTTGGAAAAAAGCATCCTTCCCCGTCAGTGATCATCAAGCGGTTCGTGTTCCGAGCCAGTATGAAGCAGATGTTCAGAAGGACATGCTTGTTAGTATGGAAGATGTGCTGAATGTGGTTAACAACGGTGACGGTGGTGCAATGTTGATCGACTCCCGTGAAGCTCGTCGTTATCAAGGGCTTGAAGAACCGATTGATCCGAAGGCAGGTCATATTCCTGGGGCGATCAATAGGTTCTGGAAAGATGTTCTTGATGAGCAAGGACGCTGGAAATCAACTGAGGTGCTGAAAAAGCATTATGAGGGTATTGATCCTGAGCAAGAGATTATCGTGTACTGCGGTTCAGGTGTAAGTGCCTGCCCGAATGTGCTCGCGCTCGGAAAAGCTGGGTATAGGAATGTGAAGTTGTATGCAGGAAGTTGGAGCGACTGGATTAGTTATGAGGAGAATCCGGTGGCTACTGGAGAAGAATAG
- a CDS encoding ABC transporter ATP-binding protein: MKQGSNERMQDSIVLQMNGVSKIIKGKSIVDKLTFDIRKGEIVGLLGPNGAGKTTTIRMMTGLIRMSEGDVIVQGHSVKNDFNKAIGHIGAIIENPEFYPYMTGLDNLKQYQRMTDNIEAGRIDEVVELVGLQEAMNKKVKAYSLGMRQRLGIAQALLNRPKLLILDEPTNGLDPAGIREMRDYMRRIAEVEGISILISSHLLTEIEQICHRAIVIQNGKLVTVTAIGGEQEATAEVKLTIRVASVESAIILLGRLEYAELLTMDNARSEVTISLHDSRVPELVSAFSDKGVGIFRITENKQSLEEDFLKWTGGNRIA; encoded by the coding sequence ATGAAGCAGGGAAGTAACGAACGCATGCAGGATTCAATCGTGCTGCAAATGAATGGGGTAAGCAAGATCATTAAAGGGAAATCCATTGTGGATAAGCTGACATTTGATATCCGTAAGGGAGAAATTGTTGGGCTATTGGGACCCAATGGTGCAGGGAAGACAACAACGATCCGGATGATGACGGGTCTTATACGGATGAGTGAAGGCGATGTGATCGTTCAAGGACACAGTGTGAAGAATGATTTTAATAAAGCTATTGGACATATTGGAGCGATTATTGAAAATCCAGAGTTCTATCCGTATATGACAGGGCTTGATAATCTAAAGCAATACCAGAGAATGACAGATAATATTGAGGCTGGAAGAATTGATGAGGTTGTGGAATTGGTAGGACTTCAGGAAGCAATGAATAAGAAAGTGAAGGCCTATTCGCTGGGTATGCGTCAACGTCTTGGGATTGCTCAGGCGTTACTGAACCGACCAAAGTTATTGATTCTAGATGAACCTACGAACGGTCTTGACCCAGCAGGCATACGAGAAATGCGTGATTATATGCGTAGGATTGCTGAGGTTGAAGGGATTTCAATTCTAATATCCAGCCACTTACTGACTGAAATTGAACAAATTTGTCACCGAGCCATCGTGATTCAGAACGGCAAGCTGGTGACCGTTACAGCGATTGGTGGGGAGCAGGAAGCTACAGCAGAAGTGAAGCTAACGATTCGCGTAGCCTCTGTTGAATCAGCAATAATTCTCTTGGGTAGGTTAGAATACGCAGAACTATTAACTATGGATAATGCTCGTTCTGAGGTGACGATAAGTCTGCATGACAGTAGAGTGCCGGAGCTAGTCTCTGCTTTTAGTGATAAAGGGGTAGGCATTTTCCGAATTACGGAGAATAAACAAAGCTTAGAGGAAGATTTCTTGAAATGGACTGGAGGGAACCGAATTGCGTAG
- a CDS encoding ABC transporter permease: MRSFNHLVVNEWLKLSKKRTFFVPYLILIFLSLLLGYIVHSVSPDMFGSAYEFSSAMLLSQGIGQVITILAIIGTAGVVSKEYSQGTIKFLLIRARSRTAILASKYVVVLIYAFSVAVIGMLAVFAAGALWFGFSGGEAGIREMLTSLMYNSVSTVVYSTLAFMIGILTTSTGVTIGVTMFMLMIDKLIIFREFYKYVLFPNLNLAAYEGGGAPMPGMTLTFSIVMLVLYSVVFLLIGFSVFRRRDVA; the protein is encoded by the coding sequence TTGCGTAGTTTTAATCATTTGGTGGTTAATGAATGGCTCAAGCTCTCGAAGAAACGTACGTTTTTCGTACCCTATTTAATATTAATCTTTTTGTCCCTACTATTAGGTTACATTGTACATTCCGTGTCACCCGACATGTTCGGATCAGCGTATGAGTTCTCATCCGCAATGTTGCTTTCTCAAGGGATTGGGCAAGTTATAACCATTCTTGCAATCATCGGAACAGCGGGTGTTGTCTCAAAAGAATATAGTCAGGGCACTATCAAATTTCTTCTAATTCGTGCGAGAAGCCGTACAGCAATACTTGCATCCAAATATGTTGTTGTGCTGATTTACGCGTTCTCAGTGGCAGTTATAGGTATGCTGGCGGTTTTTGCAGCAGGTGCTTTATGGTTTGGCTTTAGTGGTGGTGAGGCTGGTATTCGTGAGATGCTAACCAGTTTAATGTATAACTCTGTAAGTACAGTTGTATATTCAACCCTTGCTTTTATGATTGGAATATTGACGACTTCAACGGGCGTAACCATCGGGGTTACAATGTTTATGCTGATGATAGATAAATTGATCATTTTCCGTGAGTTCTATAAATATGTATTATTCCCGAACCTGAATTTAGCTGCTTATGAAGGTGGAGGAGCACCTATGCCTGGAATGACGCTGACCTTTTCCATTGTAATGCTAGTCTTATACTCAGTTGTCTTTCTACTTATAGGCTTTTCCGTCTTTAGACGAAGGGATGTTGCTTAA
- a CDS encoding GntR family transcriptional regulator: MTIEFDNNLPIYIQIMNYIKGEIVTGKLKPGDKILSVRELASELQINPNTVQRTFQELEREEIVETRRGMGRYVTSNEGTILTIKKEMAKDVLDRFIRGMQDLGFQGEDILAAVAESIRDRDEE, from the coding sequence ATGACAATCGAATTCGATAACAACCTGCCGATTTATATACAGATCATGAATTACATCAAAGGTGAAATCGTCACAGGCAAGCTGAAGCCAGGAGATAAAATTCTCTCGGTCCGTGAACTTGCCAGTGAGTTACAAATTAATCCGAATACGGTACAAAGAACCTTTCAGGAACTGGAGCGTGAAGAAATCGTGGAGACCCGGCGTGGAATGGGAAGATACGTCACTAGTAATGAAGGAACTATTTTGACCATCAAAAAAGAAATGGCAAAAGATGTGCTGGATCGTTTCATTCGTGGTATGCAGGATCTTGGTTTTCAAGGTGAAGATATTTTAGCGGCAGTAGCGGAGAGTATCCGAGACAGGGATGAAGAATAG
- a CDS encoding ABC transporter ATP-binding protein: MENILEVHDVTKKYRSKHALRGVSFNLSAGKITGLLGSNGSGKSTLMKIIAGLTQPTSGRVSIIGGSVGVDSKAVVSFMPDKPLTESWMSVTDALKFQSDFYPDFDQTKASRMLEFMKLRSKDKVKDLSKGMNERLQLTLALSRRASLYLLDEPIGGVDPVARTKILNALVEFYEEDSTILLSTHLVSDIERIFDDVIFIKEGEIVMHTAVEDIRLRHGKSIDEMFREVYAEC; encoded by the coding sequence TTGGAAAATATACTTGAGGTTCATGACGTTACTAAAAAATATAGATCAAAGCATGCTCTCCGTGGTGTATCCTTTAATCTGAGTGCGGGTAAGATCACGGGACTGCTAGGCAGTAACGGCAGCGGCAAAAGCACACTAATGAAAATCATCGCAGGACTTACACAGCCTACCTCTGGTCGTGTATCCATTATCGGGGGTTCTGTAGGCGTAGACAGTAAAGCAGTAGTGTCATTTATGCCGGATAAGCCGCTAACAGAATCCTGGATGAGTGTTACAGATGCTCTGAAGTTCCAAAGTGATTTCTATCCGGATTTTGATCAGACGAAGGCTTCACGAATGTTGGAGTTTATGAAGCTAAGAAGTAAAGATAAGGTAAAGGATCTATCCAAAGGAATGAATGAACGTTTACAGCTTACACTTGCCTTATCACGCCGAGCTAGCCTTTATTTACTGGATGAGCCAATCGGTGGAGTAGATCCAGTAGCTAGAACTAAAATTCTTAACGCGTTAGTAGAGTTTTATGAGGAGGACAGCACCATACTCTTATCAACTCATTTAGTATCCGATATTGAGCGGATCTTTGATGATGTGATTTTTATTAAAGAGGGAGAAATTGTGATGCATACGGCGGTAGAGGATATCCGGCTTCGCCATGGCAAAAGCATAGACGAAATGTTCAGAGAGGTGTACGCAGAATGCTAA